Proteins from a single region of Corvus hawaiiensis isolate bCorHaw1 chromosome 6, bCorHaw1.pri.cur, whole genome shotgun sequence:
- the PATL1 gene encoding protein PAT1 homolog 1 isoform X5 produces MFRYPSLEDCPLDEDEDAFQALGEEDEDIDQFNDDTFGAGAVDDDWQEAHERLAELEDKAGSSREPDGPVGNDGDVLGDPEDALAERLTRLVIDSELEDPAIMQAVHTRDPPQPGGLNSSIWDSSAVLRRIRGPLLAQEMPSVSVLDYALPQRPPQARDEERDPSERALPRRSSSPVIGSPPVRVVPIGTPPKQAGIPNFNQQILCPKPVHIRATMQQRYPAPYGERMSPNQLCNVPNSSLLGHPFPHSVSPVLTHLQRAQLLGGAQAGRMSPSQFARVSGLVGSPLPSVNPKLLQGRVGQMMSPAGGFRAFFGAPPAPPPSQLPHPQGPGSHLQNLRPQPQMFRPDTTHLHPQHRRLLHQRQQQNRNQHRSLNGSGGDRGGHRSSHQEQIRKDPYANLMLQREKDWVSKIQMMQLQSTDPYLDDYYYQNYFQKLEKLAAAEEVHGDGPKKERTKLITPQVAKLEHTYKPVQFEGSLGKLTVSSVNNPRKMIDAVVTSRSEDDETKEKQVRDKRRQTLVTIEKTYSLLLDVEDYERRYLLSLEGERPALMGERKQKICDMYDNLRGKAPGQDRLSDDHFMQIMCIRKGKRLVARILPFLAPEQAADVLMATARNLPFLIKKDAQDEVLPCLLRPFSHVLYHLPLGTVTSLVQQLTNLPQSAAAPTNLHLTAVLQNKFGLSLLYLVLSRGEELQSSDTNTELMQDNQWTELMLMATRELLRIPQGALAKPVSIPSNLISLFSRYVDQQKLNLLETKLHLVHGIR; encoded by the exons TCCCTGGAGGACTGCCCGCTGGACGAGGATGAAGACGCCTTCCAGGCCCTGGGGGAGGAGGATGAAGACATCGACCAGTTCAACGATGACACCTTCGGCGCTGGGGCCGTCG ATGACGACTGGCAGGAGGCCCATGAGCGGCTGGCGGAGCTGGAGGACAAGGCCGGGTCGAGCCGGGAGCCGGACGGTCCCGTTGGGAACGACGGGGACGTTCTGGGCGATCCCGAGGACGCACTGGCCGAGCGGCTGACGCGGCTCGTCATCGACAGTGAGCTGGAGGACCCGGCCATCATGCAGGCCGTGCACACCAGGGATCCCCCGCag CCTGGAGGGCTGAATTCCAGCATCTGGGACAGCTCGGCCGTGCTGCGGCGCATCCGGGGACCGCTCCTCGCTCAG GAGATGCCGTCGGTGTCTGTGCTGGATTACGCCCTGCCCCAGAGGCCTCCGCAGGCTCGGGATGAGGAGCGGGATCCGTCGGAGCGGGCGCTGCCCCGGCGCTCCTCGTCCCCCGTCATCGGGAGCCCCCCGGTCCGGGTCGTTCCCATCGGCACCCCCCCCAAACAGGCTGGCATCCCAAACTTCAACCAGCAG ATCCTGTGTCCCAAGCCTGTCCACATCCGAGCTACCATGCAGCAGCGTTATCCCGCTCCCTATGGAGAGAGGATGTCCCCCAACCAGCTCTGCAATGTTCCG AATTCCTCCCTCCTGGGCCACCCGTTCCCCCACAGCGTCTCTCCCGTCCTCACACACCTGCAGAGAGCCCAGCTGCTCGGAGGAGCCCAG GCCGGCCGAATGTCCCCCAGCCAGTTTGCCCGGGTGTCCGGGCTGGTGGGGAGCCCGCTGCCCTCCGTGAATcccaagctgctccagggcagagTTGGGCAGATGATGTCCCCGGCCGGAGGGTTCCGTGCCTTTTTcggggctccccccgccccgcccccctcGCAGCTGCCGCACCCTCAGGGCCCCGGATCCCACCTGCAGAACCTGAG gcCGCAGCCCCAGATGTTCCGGCCGGACACGACGCATTTGCACCCCCAGCACCGCCGGCTCCTGCaccagcggcagcagcagaacCGGAA CCAGCACCGGAGCCTCAACGGCTCCGGGGGGGACCGAGGGGGCCACCGGAGCAGCCATCAGGAGCAAATCCGTAAGGATCCCTACGCCAACCTCATGCTGCAGCGGGAAAAGGACTGGGTGTCCAAGATCCAGATgatgcagctgcagagcactgaCCCCTACCTGGATGATTATTATTACCAG aACTACTTCCAGAAGCTGGAGAAGTTGGCAGCAGCCGAGGAAGTGCATGGTGACGGTCCCAAGAAGGAGCGCACTAAACTCATCACCCCTCAGGTGGCCAAGCTGGAGCACACCTACAAGCCAG TGCAGTTTGAGGGCTCGCTGGGAAAACTCACCGTCTCCAGTGTCAACAACCCCCGGAAGATGATCGACGCCGTGGTGACGTCCCGCAGCGAGGATGAC GAGACGAAGGAGAAGCAAGTCCGGGATAAGAGGCGGCAGACCCTCGTCACGATCGAGAAG ACGTACAGCCTCCTCCTGGACGTGGAGGACTACGAGCGCCGCTACCTCCTGAGCCTGGAAGGGGAGCGGCCAGCCCTGATGGGAGAGAGGAAGCAGAAGATCTGTGACATGTATGACAATCTGAGGGGGAAGGCGCCTGGGCAGGACAG GCTGAGCGATGACCACTTCATGCAGATCATGTGCATCCGGAAAGGAAAACGCCTGGTGGCCCGGATCCTTCCCTTCCTGGCTCCGGAGCAAGCGGCCGACGTGCTCATGGCCACGGCCAGGAACCTGCCCTTCCTCATCAAGAAGGATGCTCAGGATGAG GTGCTTCCCTGCCTCTTGAGGCCCTTTTCCCATGTCCTCTACCACCTTCCCTTGGGAACAGTCACCAGCCTTGTGCAGCAGCTCACGAACCTACCTCAGAGCGCCGCCGCTCCCACCAACCTGCACCTCACTGCTGTGCTCCAAAACAAG TTCGGTCTGTCCCTGCTGTACCTGGTCCTGAGCCGAGGGGAGGAATTGCAGAGTTCGGACACAAACACGGAGCTGATGCAGGACAACCAATG GACGGAGCTGATGCTGATGGCGACCCGGGAGCTCCTGCGGATCCCTCAGGGAGCCTTGGCAAAGCCTGTGTCCATCCCCTCCAACTTGATCTCCCTCTTCTCTCGCTACGTCGACCAGCAGAAGCTGAACCTGCTGGAGACGAAATTGCA CTTAGTGCACGGGATCCGGTAG